One stretch of Oceanipulchritudo coccoides DNA includes these proteins:
- the rpsL gene encoding 30S ribosomal protein S12 gives MPTINQLVRNPRVSTFKKGKSPALRKNPFRRGVCTQVMTRTPKKPNSAIRKVAKVRLTSGYEVIAYIPDEGHSLQEHSVVLVRGGRVKDLPGVRYHIVRGALDCTGVEKRRRSRSKYGVKRPKS, from the coding sequence ATGCCAACAATCAATCAATTGGTCCGTAATCCACGCGTTTCCACCTTTAAGAAGGGGAAGTCGCCCGCTTTGCGTAAAAATCCATTTCGCCGCGGCGTCTGCACACAGGTAATGACCCGCACACCGAAAAAGCCAAATTCGGCTATTCGGAAGGTTGCCAAGGTCCGCCTGACCAGCGGATATGAGGTGATCGCCTACATTCCGGATGAAGGGCACAGTCTTCAGGAGCACAGTGTGGTTCTGGTCCGTGGAGGTCGCGTAAAGGACCTTCCTGGTGTCCGTTATCATATTGTGCGCGGAGCACTTGATTGCACTGGAGTCGAAAAGAGACGCCGCAGCCGTTCCAAATACGGTGTCAAACGGCCGAAAAGTTGA
- the rpsG gene encoding 30S ribosomal protein S7: MSRRRRAEKREHTPDPRYNSPLVSHLINVIMLDGKKSIAQAIVYGAFEKVSENLGKGDPVDLLLGALENIRPKLEVKSRRVGGTTYQVPLEISFERQQSLAFRWLVTASRARRGSMSANLAAEITDAYNNTGTVVKKKDDTHRMAQANRAFAHLRW, from the coding sequence ATGTCACGACGCCGCAGAGCCGAAAAGCGCGAACACACGCCTGACCCCCGCTATAACAGCCCCTTAGTCAGTCATCTGATCAATGTCATCATGTTGGATGGCAAGAAGTCCATAGCTCAAGCTATTGTCTATGGAGCTTTTGAAAAGGTCAGTGAAAACCTTGGCAAGGGAGATCCAGTCGACCTTCTTCTGGGTGCCCTGGAGAATATCCGGCCAAAGCTCGAGGTAAAGAGCCGTCGTGTCGGGGGAACAACCTATCAGGTTCCGCTGGAAATCAGCTTCGAGCGACAGCAGAGTCTGGCCTTTCGCTGGCTTGTCACCGCATCCCGCGCCCGGCGCGGTTCCATGAGTGCCAATCTCGCCGCAGAAATAACTGATGCCTACAACAACACGGGAACGGTCGTTAAGAAAAAGGACGATACTCACCGAATGGCCCAAGCTAACCGGGCTTTTGCCCACCTCCGCTGGTAG
- the fusA gene encoding elongation factor G: MSTFDPKKVSPANDSSRTVPLEFQRNIGIVAHIDAGKTTTTERILFYSGKIHKIGEVHEGAATTDWMEQERERGITITSAAISTEWMTKRGPYEAIPHRINIIDTPGHVDFTAEVERSLKVLDGAVAVFCAVAGVQPQSETVWRQMNKYMVPRICFINKMDRTGADFFSAVDDIRNKLGGNAHPIYIPIGAEENFKGLIDLIRMQAHFYNDDDTTGTSYTEEDIPEEYLEQAKEYRESLLEDIAAFDDALAEKYLEGEEITEEEFMAGIRKATLSHHFIGVIPGTAFKNKGIQKLLNAVVNYLPSPLDIPAQKGHSVDDESVLVEVGPDDSGKIAGLAFKLFTDPYVGKLLFFRVYRGILEKGSTLYNPRTGRSERVSRLMVMHADRREDITRAYSGDIVAIIGAKDVRTGDTLTEKGVDLILEPPTFPEPVISMSVEPASKADQEKLSIALQRLAEEDPTFMVSSDEETGQTIIAGMGELHLDIIRDRLLREFKVEATVGRPQIAYRETITHPADGLGKFVRQSGGRGQYGHAEIKIEPLDTGKGYEFSNEIVGGVIPKEYIKPTEEGIKEAMRNGTVAGYPVVDFKVRLTFGSFHEVDSSEMAFKMAGIFAFRDAMAKAKPVLLEPIMKVEVETPDEFQGDIVGDVNRRRGVIQGIETKNNLTKIMAHVPLEQMFGYSTDVRSLSKGRASYSMEPSHFEPVPNNMLEDIVKTSSRAPART, encoded by the coding sequence ATGAGCACTTTCGATCCTAAAAAGGTATCACCAGCAAACGATTCTTCCCGAACCGTACCCCTTGAGTTTCAGCGTAATATTGGTATTGTCGCGCACATTGATGCCGGCAAGACGACCACAACTGAGCGCATTCTCTTTTATTCCGGTAAGATCCACAAGATAGGCGAGGTTCACGAGGGTGCCGCCACGACTGACTGGATGGAGCAGGAGCGCGAGCGTGGCATTACAATCACCTCGGCGGCCATTTCCACTGAGTGGATGACCAAAAGAGGTCCTTACGAGGCTATTCCGCACCGGATCAACATCATTGACACCCCCGGGCACGTTGACTTCACAGCCGAAGTAGAGCGTTCGCTTAAGGTCCTTGACGGCGCTGTCGCTGTATTTTGTGCAGTGGCCGGGGTTCAGCCCCAATCTGAAACGGTTTGGCGCCAGATGAACAAGTACATGGTTCCAAGGATCTGTTTCATCAATAAAATGGACCGTACAGGGGCTGATTTCTTCAGTGCCGTTGATGATATTCGCAACAAACTTGGTGGAAATGCCCATCCGATCTATATTCCGATTGGTGCTGAAGAGAATTTCAAGGGCCTCATTGATTTGATCCGCATGCAGGCTCACTTCTACAATGATGATGATACCACCGGGACAAGTTACACTGAGGAGGATATTCCTGAAGAGTATCTCGAGCAGGCCAAGGAGTATCGTGAGTCTCTTCTTGAGGACATAGCAGCCTTTGACGACGCTCTCGCCGAAAAGTACCTTGAGGGTGAAGAGATCACTGAGGAAGAGTTCATGGCGGGAATTCGCAAAGCGACTCTTTCACATCATTTCATCGGTGTGATCCCCGGAACGGCATTCAAGAACAAGGGGATTCAAAAGCTCCTCAACGCTGTCGTAAATTACCTTCCCAGTCCATTGGACATCCCTGCCCAGAAGGGGCACTCAGTGGATGACGAATCTGTTCTTGTCGAAGTTGGCCCAGACGATTCAGGCAAAATCGCCGGCTTGGCATTCAAACTTTTTACTGATCCTTACGTGGGGAAATTGCTTTTCTTCCGCGTCTACAGGGGAATTCTTGAAAAGGGATCCACTCTTTACAATCCGCGGACTGGCAGATCTGAGCGCGTGAGCCGCTTGATGGTCATGCACGCTGATCGCCGCGAGGATATTACCCGGGCCTACTCGGGTGACATTGTGGCCATAATTGGTGCCAAGGATGTTCGCACTGGCGATACGCTGACTGAAAAGGGTGTCGATCTCATTCTTGAGCCACCGACATTCCCGGAACCGGTCATCAGCATGAGCGTTGAGCCTGCTTCAAAGGCTGACCAGGAGAAACTTTCCATCGCCTTGCAACGCCTCGCTGAAGAAGATCCGACTTTCATGGTTTCTTCCGACGAGGAGACTGGGCAGACCATCATTGCTGGAATGGGTGAGCTTCACTTGGATATTATCCGCGACCGTCTGCTCCGTGAATTCAAGGTTGAAGCTACGGTGGGACGTCCCCAGATCGCTTACCGTGAAACGATCACGCATCCTGCCGATGGCTTGGGCAAGTTTGTCCGCCAGTCGGGTGGTCGTGGTCAGTATGGCCATGCTGAAATCAAGATTGAGCCGCTGGACACGGGTAAGGGATACGAATTCTCCAACGAAATCGTTGGCGGGGTCATTCCCAAGGAATACATCAAGCCAACTGAGGAGGGGATCAAGGAAGCCATGCGCAATGGTACTGTGGCCGGTTATCCTGTCGTCGATTTCAAGGTTCGCCTCACTTTCGGCTCCTTCCACGAAGTGGATAGTTCGGAAATGGCCTTTAAAATGGCCGGTATTTTCGCCTTCCGGGACGCAATGGCCAAGGCCAAGCCCGTCCTTCTTGAGCCAATAATGAAGGTTGAAGTTGAGACACCAGATGAATTCCAGGGAGATATTGTTGGCGATGTGAATCGTCGTCGTGGCGTTATCCAGGGAATTGAAACCAAGAATAACCTCACCAAGATTATGGCTCATGTTCCTCTTGAGCAGATGTTTGGTTATTCCACGGATGTCCGCTCTCTTTCCAAGGGTCGTGCCTCGTATTCGATGGAGCCGAGCCACTTTGAGCCTGTTCCTAACAATATGCTTGAGGATATTGTAAAAACATCCTCCCGCGCACCGGCTCGAACTTGA
- the rpsJ gene encoding 30S ribosomal protein S10 — MSGPRIRIKLQGYDYRIIDQSASEIVDTAKRSGARVAGPIPLPTLIEKVSLNRSPHVDKKSMDQFEQRTHKRLIDIVEPTAQTVDELKKLNLPAGVDITINV; from the coding sequence ATGAGTGGTCCACGTATTCGCATTAAACTTCAAGGTTACGACTATCGCATTATCGATCAGAGTGCATCTGAGATCGTAGATACTGCCAAGCGCTCGGGAGCCCGTGTCGCTGGCCCGATTCCCCTGCCGACCCTGATTGAGAAGGTCTCCTTGAACCGGTCCCCCCACGTTGACAAGAAGTCAATGGACCAGTTCGAGCAACGTACCCACAAGCGTTTGATCGATATTGTTGAACCGACAGCCCAGACAGTTGATGAGCTCAAAAAGCTCAACCTGCCTGCCGGGGTGGACATCACGATCAACGTTTAA
- the rplC gene encoding 50S ribosomal protein L3 yields the protein MSTALIGKKVGMTQVYIETGELVPVTVIEAGPCPVVQVKNQEKDGYSAIQIGFGSKKEKNTSNGAKGHFKKAGSDPQRFLREIRLTEDSTAEAGSSLTVEIFQDDAKVDVIGETKGRGFQGVVKRWNFAGGPASHGSMFHRRGGSYGMCQWPGKVIKGKKMPGQFGTHRRTVQNLKIVKILPEKNLILVKGSVPGATGSTVLVRKAIKAKASA from the coding sequence ATGAGTACAGCATTAATTGGCAAAAAAGTCGGCATGACCCAAGTCTACATAGAGACTGGGGAGCTTGTGCCTGTAACCGTCATTGAAGCCGGTCCTTGTCCTGTCGTTCAAGTGAAGAATCAGGAGAAGGATGGCTACAGTGCTATTCAAATCGGCTTCGGCTCCAAAAAGGAGAAGAACACAAGCAATGGCGCGAAAGGCCATTTCAAGAAGGCCGGTTCGGATCCCCAGAGGTTTCTGCGGGAGATTCGCCTGACAGAGGATTCCACTGCTGAAGCAGGATCCTCCCTGACTGTGGAGATTTTCCAGGATGACGCCAAAGTCGACGTCATCGGGGAGACCAAGGGTCGTGGTTTTCAGGGGGTCGTTAAACGCTGGAATTTTGCTGGCGGACCTGCTTCCCACGGTTCCATGTTCCATCGTCGCGGTGGATCTTATGGGATGTGCCAGTGGCCAGGCAAGGTCATCAAGGGAAAGAAGATGCCCGGACAGTTCGGGACCCACCGCCGCACCGTGCAAAACCTGAAGATCGTGAAAATCCTGCCTGAGAAGAATCTCATTCTGGTAAAGGGATCTGTCCCGGGTGCAACAGGGTCGACCGTTCTGGTCCGCAAGGCGATCAAGGCCAAGGCTTCGGCTTAA
- the rplD gene encoding 50S ribosomal protein L4, which yields MKLKVFSSDGGSSSEKEYAIPQFDGEKGLQALKQVILAVMANRRQGTVSTKTRSTVHGTGKKPFRQKGSGTARQGSKVAPQHYHGSVAHGPQPRDFSQRINKKMRHAALSRALFDRAVDGEVVVIEKWEVADRKTRLFNEVLEKVAPKGRLLILDDSWSDQSLLAARNINRIEVNEASDVNAYDLSAYDQVIFSEKGLERLLTRLNGGN from the coding sequence ATGAAACTCAAAGTTTTCAGTTCAGATGGTGGTTCCTCCTCGGAGAAGGAATACGCTATTCCACAATTTGACGGGGAAAAGGGCCTGCAGGCCTTGAAGCAGGTGATTCTGGCCGTAATGGCCAATCGTCGCCAAGGCACTGTTTCCACAAAGACCCGCTCAACGGTTCATGGAACTGGCAAAAAGCCGTTCCGCCAGAAGGGTTCAGGAACAGCCCGTCAGGGATCCAAGGTTGCTCCCCAGCATTACCATGGTTCTGTTGCACACGGCCCTCAGCCCAGGGACTTCAGCCAGCGCATCAACAAGAAGATGCGTCATGCAGCCCTTTCCCGCGCTCTTTTCGACCGTGCTGTTGACGGGGAAGTCGTAGTTATTGAAAAATGGGAAGTTGCTGACCGGAAGACCCGTCTTTTCAACGAGGTGTTGGAGAAAGTTGCCCCGAAAGGTCGTCTGCTCATTCTTGATGACAGCTGGTCCGATCAAAGCCTCTTGGCAGCCCGCAACATCAACCGAATAGAGGTCAACGAGGCAAGCGATGTGAATGCATACGACCTCAGCGCCTATGACCAGGTGATTTTCAGTGAAAAGGGTTTGGAGCGTCTGCTCACCCGTTTGAATGGAGGCAACTAA
- the rplW gene encoding 50S ribosomal protein L23: MIYRDSILLEHVITEKATEATSHANQYTFKVADSANRVAVKQAIEAQFGVEVSVVRIANVKPKFKQDRMRRGKVHRRSSYKKAIVRLKQGSTIEMA; encoded by the coding sequence ATGATTTACCGCGATAGTATTTTACTCGAACACGTTATCACCGAAAAGGCGACGGAAGCGACTTCCCATGCCAATCAGTACACGTTCAAAGTTGCTGATTCGGCCAATCGGGTCGCCGTCAAGCAGGCCATTGAAGCTCAGTTTGGAGTGGAAGTGTCCGTGGTCCGGATCGCCAACGTAAAACCCAAATTCAAGCAGGATCGCATGCGACGCGGAAAGGTGCATCGCCGGTCCAGTTACAAGAAAGCCATTGTACGATTGAAGCAGGGATCAACCATTGAAATGGCCTAA
- the rplB gene encoding 50S ribosomal protein L2, with product MPIISKRPITPAQRFHVGVRTEGLSKERPVKSLTESKKRTGGRNFYGRITSRRRGGGHKKLYRRIDFRRDKIDMPAEVIRFEYDPNRSANIALVKYEDDELRYILAPNKLNVGDKIINASESAEFKPGNSMPLKSIPAAMKVHNIEIKPNTKAQMVRTAGVAATLVSIEKGNATLRMPSGEIRMVKATCRATIGEVGNSEHANRSLGKAGRSRWKGRRPRVRGVAMNPVDHPMGGGEGRTSGGGHPVSPWGQLSKGFPTRKKNKASNKLILVRRNGRKVKN from the coding sequence ATGCCTATTATTTCAAAACGACCCATCACGCCGGCACAGCGATTCCATGTTGGAGTTCGCACCGAAGGTCTCAGCAAGGAACGTCCGGTCAAAAGCCTCACGGAATCCAAAAAGCGCACCGGTGGCCGTAATTTCTACGGACGTATCACCAGCCGTCGCCGCGGTGGTGGGCATAAGAAGCTGTACCGCCGGATTGATTTCCGTCGCGACAAGATCGATATGCCTGCCGAGGTTATCCGCTTCGAGTATGATCCAAATCGCTCCGCGAATATTGCCTTGGTCAAGTATGAGGACGACGAGCTGCGTTACATTCTTGCGCCGAACAAATTAAATGTCGGGGACAAGATCATCAACGCCAGCGAGTCGGCAGAATTCAAGCCGGGTAACAGCATGCCGTTAAAAAGCATTCCTGCGGCAATGAAGGTCCACAATATCGAGATCAAGCCGAATACCAAAGCTCAAATGGTCCGGACTGCAGGTGTTGCTGCGACACTCGTTTCGATTGAGAAGGGCAACGCGACTCTTCGGATGCCTTCAGGTGAAATTCGTATGGTCAAGGCCACTTGCCGCGCCACGATTGGAGAGGTCGGGAATTCCGAGCACGCCAACCGTTCCCTCGGCAAGGCTGGACGCTCCCGCTGGAAGGGTCGTCGCCCCCGTGTGCGTGGTGTTGCCATGAATCCAGTTGACCACCCGATGGGTGGTGGTGAAGGCCGTACTTCAGGCGGTGGCCATCCGGTCAGCCCCTGGGGCCAGCTTTCAAAAGGCTTCCCAACCCGCAAGAAGAACAAGGCCTCGAACAAGCTCATTCTGGTTCGCCGGAATGGCCGCAAGGTAAAGAATTAA